The following are encoded together in the Proteiniphilum saccharofermentans genome:
- a CDS encoding DUF5053 domain-containing protein codes for MKIITSEKVSTREQLKDIALDITWAKIAQKYFDKSSSWIYNKINEIDGNGGKGGFTKDELQQLKNALYDFAERIRQTADRLE; via the coding sequence ATGAAAATAATAACATCTGAAAAAGTGTCCACCAGGGAACAGTTGAAAGATATTGCTTTGGATATTACTTGGGCAAAAATAGCGCAGAAATACTTTGATAAATCATCGTCTTGGATATACAATAAAATCAATGAGATTGATGGTAATGGCGGTAAGGGTGGTTTTACCAAAGACGAACTGCAACAATTAAAAAATGCACTGTATGATTTTGCAGAACGTATCCGTCAGACAGCCGACAGGCTTGAATAA
- the lpxD gene encoding UDP-3-O-(3-hydroxymyristoyl)glucosamine N-acyltransferase, with product MTFTAKQIADFLKGEIVGNPEVTVSNFSKIEEGKAGTITFLANPKYTHYIYNTEADIVLVNSGFEPEKPVRATLIKVPNAYAALASLMEMVNKSIPGKTGIDTMSFISPTANLGGEVYVGAFAYIGDHAEIGDSCKIYPQSYIGDNVKIGKNTVIYPGVRIYHNCVIGDNCILHSGAVVGADGFGFSKEGEMYHKIPQLGNVIIEDDVEIGANTAIDRAVMGSTIIRRGVKLDNLIQIAHNCEIGEHTAMAAQVGIAGSTKIGENCVFGGQAGIGGHITIGKNSQIGAQSGIISNTKEGSEIIGSPAMPVKSFFKSSIIMPKLPDMYRQLNALEKELSELKKKLESGD from the coding sequence ATGACTTTCACTGCAAAGCAAATAGCCGATTTTCTGAAAGGAGAGATAGTCGGCAACCCGGAAGTAACAGTTTCCAATTTTTCAAAGATAGAAGAGGGGAAAGCAGGTACCATCACTTTCCTGGCCAATCCCAAATATACCCACTATATTTATAATACAGAAGCCGATATTGTATTGGTAAACAGTGGTTTTGAGCCGGAGAAGCCAGTCAGGGCCACCCTTATAAAGGTGCCCAATGCTTATGCTGCATTGGCCTCATTGATGGAGATGGTAAATAAAAGTATCCCCGGTAAGACCGGTATTGACACAATGAGTTTTATCTCACCTACGGCGAATCTCGGAGGAGAGGTTTACGTGGGAGCATTCGCTTATATCGGAGATCATGCAGAGATCGGTGATAGCTGTAAAATTTATCCGCAGTCTTATATAGGAGATAATGTGAAGATCGGGAAAAATACGGTTATTTACCCTGGCGTGAGGATATATCATAATTGCGTCATAGGGGATAATTGTATATTACATTCCGGCGCCGTGGTTGGTGCGGATGGATTTGGCTTTTCCAAAGAGGGGGAGATGTATCATAAGATACCGCAATTGGGAAATGTGATTATCGAAGATGACGTGGAGATTGGAGCCAATACAGCCATTGACCGCGCGGTAATGGGATCTACCATCATCCGTAGAGGTGTAAAACTCGATAATCTCATACAGATCGCGCACAATTGTGAAATTGGAGAACATACTGCCATGGCTGCACAGGTAGGTATTGCCGGTTCTACCAAAATCGGAGAAAACTGTGTGTTTGGCGGACAAGCAGGTATTGGCGGTCATATTACTATCGGGAAGAACAGCCAGATCGGTGCGCAGTCCGGGATTATCAGTAATACCAAAGAGGGGTCGGAAATCATAGGTTCCCCTGCTATGCCTGTGAAGAGTTTCTTCAAATCAAGTATAATCATGCCCAAGCTGCCTGATATGTACCGGCAACTGAATGCCCTGGAAAAAGAGTTGTCAGAGCTGAAAAAAAAGCTTGAATCCGGTGATTAA
- a CDS encoding carbon-nitrogen hydrolase: MRVGIIQQANTADREDNISRLQKKIRQLAQDGAELIVMQELHNGLYFCQSEDTAVFDQAETIPGPSTDLFGSLAKEVEVVIVLSLFEKRAAGLYHNTSVVIEKDGTIAGKYRKMHIPDDPAYYEKFYFTPGDLGFHPIETSVAKLGVLVCWDQWYPEAARLMALAGAEVLIYPTAIGWESTDPEKERQRQLDAWVTLQRGHAVANGLPVIAVNRTGFEPDPSGLTNGIHFWGNSFVCGPQGEFLYRTDSEEIASIIEIDRQRTENVRRWWPFFRDRRIDEYGQLTKRWID, from the coding sequence ATGCGAGTCGGAATTATTCAGCAGGCTAATACGGCCGATAGGGAAGATAATATAAGCCGTTTACAGAAAAAAATCAGACAGCTGGCTCAGGATGGGGCAGAGTTGATTGTGATGCAGGAGTTGCATAACGGTCTCTATTTTTGTCAATCCGAGGATACGGCTGTGTTTGACCAGGCGGAGACTATTCCCGGCCCGTCCACCGATTTATTTGGCAGCCTGGCTAAAGAGGTGGAGGTGGTTATTGTCCTTTCTTTGTTTGAAAAGCGTGCTGCAGGGCTTTATCATAATACTTCGGTAGTGATCGAGAAGGATGGAACAATTGCCGGTAAGTACCGAAAAATGCATATTCCTGATGATCCTGCCTATTACGAGAAATTTTACTTTACTCCTGGTGATTTAGGATTTCACCCTATTGAGACATCTGTTGCAAAGCTGGGAGTGCTGGTCTGCTGGGATCAGTGGTATCCCGAAGCGGCGCGCCTGATGGCACTCGCGGGAGCGGAAGTGCTGATCTATCCTACTGCTATCGGTTGGGAGTCTACCGATCCTGAAAAGGAAAGACAACGGCAACTTGATGCCTGGGTTACGCTGCAGCGGGGACATGCCGTAGCCAACGGTTTGCCCGTTATCGCAGTGAATCGCACCGGCTTTGAACCGGATCCTTCCGGACTTACCAATGGCATTCATTTCTGGGGAAACAGTTTTGTCTGTGGTCCCCAAGGGGAATTTTTATATCGTACCGACAGTGAGGAGATTGCCAGTATTATTGAGATCGACAGGCAACGTACCGAAAATGTACGCCGCTGGTGGCCTTTCTTCCGCGATCGCCGTATCGACGAATACGGCCAATTGACCAAACGATGGATCGATTGA
- a CDS encoding bifunctional UDP-3-O-[3-hydroxymyristoyl] N-acetylglucosamine deacetylase/3-hydroxyacyl-ACP dehydratase, with the protein MKQKTLQNSFTLSGVGLHTGLDIVVTFNPAPVDHGYKIKRIDLENQPVIEVLAENVVNTQRGTVIGKGDVTVSTIEHGLSALFALGIDNCLIEVNASEFPILDGSAIEYVKEIRKAGIQEQDKDKDFYVVRKKIEVSDPETGSKLTLLPDDAFCINSFIEFDSKYIPNQSASMDTVTDYETEIAPARTFVFVREIQQLRQAGLIKGGNLDNAIVIYERKLSQKELDDIADELNVPHHNADELGYLNSRKLMFPNEPARHKLLDIIGDMALIGKPIKGRLIATRPGHKINNQLARIIRKDIKLNEVQPPVYDVTQEPVMDNNRIRELLPHRYPFLMVDKIIQMTDKFIVGVKNITTNEPFFVGHFPQEPVMPGVLQVEAMAQTGGLLVLSGLDEPERYSTYFLKIDNVKFRHKVVPGDTIIFRVELTSEMRRGIATMRGLAFLGDKVVSEADFTAQIIKNK; encoded by the coding sequence ATGAAACAGAAAACATTACAAAACAGCTTCACGTTAAGCGGTGTAGGTCTTCATACCGGATTGGATATTGTAGTTACTTTCAATCCTGCGCCTGTAGACCACGGATATAAGATAAAAAGAATTGACCTGGAAAATCAGCCGGTGATTGAGGTGTTGGCGGAAAATGTAGTGAATACGCAGCGCGGGACAGTAATCGGTAAAGGTGATGTAACCGTAAGTACCATCGAACACGGACTTTCGGCATTGTTCGCCCTGGGTATTGACAACTGTCTGATAGAGGTTAATGCATCTGAATTCCCTATACTTGACGGAAGTGCGATTGAATATGTAAAAGAAATCCGAAAGGCAGGTATTCAGGAGCAAGATAAAGACAAAGATTTCTACGTGGTACGCAAGAAGATTGAGGTATCTGATCCGGAGACCGGTTCAAAACTGACACTCTTGCCCGACGATGCATTCTGTATTAACTCCTTTATAGAGTTCGATTCGAAATATATTCCTAACCAATCGGCGTCGATGGATACCGTTACCGATTATGAGACTGAAATTGCACCTGCGCGTACTTTTGTATTTGTACGCGAAATCCAACAATTACGTCAGGCTGGTCTTATCAAAGGAGGCAATCTGGATAATGCAATCGTAATTTATGAAAGGAAATTATCACAGAAAGAGTTAGATGATATAGCCGATGAACTGAATGTGCCTCACCATAATGCAGATGAGTTGGGCTATCTGAACAGCCGTAAATTGATGTTTCCCAATGAGCCCGCCCGCCATAAACTGCTCGATATTATCGGGGATATGGCGCTGATCGGTAAACCTATTAAAGGTCGGCTTATAGCCACACGCCCCGGACACAAGATCAATAATCAATTGGCGAGGATTATCCGTAAAGATATTAAACTCAATGAAGTGCAGCCGCCTGTATATGATGTGACACAGGAACCGGTTATGGATAATAACCGAATCCGGGAATTGTTGCCTCACCGTTATCCTTTTCTGATGGTGGATAAAATTATACAGATGACAGATAAATTTATTGTGGGGGTGAAAAATATTACGACCAATGAACCTTTTTTTGTAGGTCATTTTCCCCAGGAACCGGTAATGCCCGGGGTATTACAGGTAGAAGCCATGGCTCAGACAGGCGGATTGCTCGTACTTTCAGGATTGGATGAACCGGAAAGATATTCTACTTATTTTCTCAAGATCGATAATGTAAAGTTCCGTCATAAAGTCGTACCGGGTGATACCATTATCTTCAGGGTAGAGCTTACCAGCGAAATGCGTAGAGGTATTGCCACTATGAGGGGATTGGCATTCCTTGGAGATAAAGTAGTTTCCGAAGCCGACTTCACGGCTCAAATCATCAAAAATAAATAA
- the acnA gene encoding aconitate hydratase AcnA, with protein METTKSKSLRELTVKGKNYFYSSLKGLPYGQVEHLPFSIRILLENVLRNYDGFSITDDHINTLVNWSPTPVDKDIPFKPARILMQDFTGVPAVVDMASLRAEYIRHGKDGQKINPAIPVDLVIDHSVQVDYFGTDYSFNKNVEVEYERNRERYELLKWAQNGLHNFTVVPPGLGICHQVNLEYLAKGIISRDGWLFPDTLVGTDSHTPMVNGIGVIGWGVGGIEAEAAMLGQPIFFTCPEVIGLKLTGKIPEQCTATDMVLSITKVLRDKGVVGKFVEVFGDGLDTLTVTDRATISNMSPEFGCTVTYFPIDDLTLQYMHQTNRTEEEVEIVETYCKENLLWRTGNEDIQYSSLVEFDLSTLEPTVSGPKRPQDKILVKELSKQFELLLEKEYARSYFPVHDRRESAWLADGGSGTEFTFGKVPVNTPTTYEVEKESIRSVRIKHKNKEFILSDGSIVIAAITSCTNTSNPAVMVGAGLLARNAVKRGLRTKSWVKTSLAPGSKVVTQYLERSGLNVDLEALRFHTVGYGCTSCIGNSGPLPPHVAEAVEKGELIVSAVLSGNRNFEARVHPQVKMNFLMSPMLVVAYALVGRIDVNLMEDPLDYDPNGDPVYLRDIWPGRDEIVKTIKSCMRVEDFKQVYDVIFDGSTDWQNLKVNLDQNYEWDRNSTYIKESPFFEGLTEDLQPLKNIHNARVLLYLGDSVTTDHISPAGSFKEDSAAGKYLLEHGVCRADFNSYGSRRGNHEVMMRGTFANVRIKNKVTDREGGYSTYFPANEVKTVYETAMSYKNDGTPLIVLAGKEYGSGSSRDWAAKGTFLLGIKAVIAESFERIHRSNLVGMGVAPLVFINGQNAGSLSLDGTETYSITGLENDLVPHKILDVKAVHPSGKVTDFQVEARLDSDIEIEYYKNEGILQYVLREYLRRDN; from the coding sequence ATGGAAACAACTAAATCAAAATCACTCCGGGAACTTACAGTGAAAGGGAAAAACTACTTTTACAGTTCTCTCAAAGGCCTTCCTTACGGTCAGGTTGAACATCTTCCATTCAGTATTCGTATCCTCCTTGAAAATGTATTGCGGAATTACGATGGATTCAGCATCACCGATGACCATATCAATACATTGGTTAACTGGTCGCCCACCCCGGTTGATAAGGATATCCCTTTTAAACCGGCACGCATTTTAATGCAAGACTTTACAGGAGTCCCTGCTGTTGTTGACATGGCTTCACTTCGAGCCGAATATATCCGGCATGGTAAAGATGGCCAGAAGATCAATCCTGCCATCCCGGTTGACCTGGTGATCGACCACTCGGTGCAGGTCGACTATTTCGGCACAGACTATTCATTTAACAAAAATGTAGAGGTTGAGTATGAACGAAACCGGGAAAGATATGAATTATTAAAATGGGCACAAAACGGCCTGCACAATTTTACGGTAGTCCCTCCCGGATTGGGTATTTGCCACCAAGTTAATTTAGAATATCTGGCCAAAGGAATTATAAGCCGTGACGGCTGGTTATTCCCTGACACATTGGTCGGCACCGACTCCCACACTCCTATGGTCAATGGTATTGGTGTGATTGGATGGGGTGTTGGTGGTATCGAAGCGGAAGCTGCCATGCTTGGACAACCTATCTTCTTTACCTGTCCCGAGGTGATAGGGTTGAAGTTGACAGGAAAAATACCGGAACAGTGTACAGCTACCGATATGGTATTGTCTATAACCAAAGTGTTAAGGGACAAAGGGGTCGTAGGAAAGTTTGTTGAAGTATTCGGTGATGGACTGGACACTTTAACGGTTACTGACAGGGCCACTATCTCTAATATGTCGCCCGAATTTGGATGTACGGTAACCTATTTCCCGATTGATGACCTCACTTTGCAGTACATGCACCAAACCAATCGTACGGAAGAAGAGGTAGAGATTGTCGAGACATATTGTAAAGAGAATCTGTTATGGCGGACAGGAAATGAAGATATTCAGTATTCCTCACTGGTGGAATTTGACCTGTCTACTCTTGAACCTACAGTTTCAGGGCCTAAGCGCCCACAGGATAAAATACTGGTGAAAGAATTAAGCAAGCAATTCGAACTCCTGCTGGAAAAAGAATATGCCCGCTCATATTTCCCGGTACATGACAGACGTGAATCCGCCTGGCTTGCAGATGGAGGATCGGGAACAGAATTTACCTTTGGTAAGGTTCCGGTAAATACACCCACCACCTATGAGGTAGAAAAAGAATCTATCCGGTCTGTAAGGATCAAACATAAGAACAAGGAGTTTATACTGAGCGACGGCAGTATTGTGATTGCCGCAATCACCAGTTGTACGAACACCTCCAATCCGGCGGTAATGGTCGGTGCCGGCTTATTGGCAAGGAATGCGGTAAAGAGAGGACTACGCACTAAATCGTGGGTTAAAACTTCCCTGGCTCCGGGATCTAAGGTGGTGACTCAATACCTGGAACGCTCGGGACTCAACGTAGATTTGGAGGCCTTACGTTTTCATACGGTAGGTTATGGTTGTACATCCTGTATCGGGAATTCCGGCCCGCTTCCCCCGCATGTGGCTGAAGCTGTTGAAAAGGGTGAATTGATCGTATCTGCAGTATTGTCCGGCAACAGGAATTTTGAGGCTCGTGTCCACCCACAGGTAAAGATGAATTTTCTGATGTCTCCGATGCTTGTCGTTGCGTATGCATTGGTAGGCAGAATAGATGTAAATCTGATGGAAGATCCTTTGGACTATGATCCGAATGGCGATCCCGTATATCTTCGTGATATCTGGCCTGGCAGGGATGAAATCGTGAAAACAATCAAATCCTGCATGAGGGTGGAGGATTTTAAACAGGTCTACGATGTGATTTTCGATGGATCTACCGATTGGCAGAATCTAAAAGTCAATCTGGATCAGAATTACGAATGGGACAGAAATTCAACATACATTAAAGAGTCTCCATTTTTCGAGGGACTCACTGAAGATTTGCAGCCGCTAAAAAACATCCATAATGCCAGGGTATTGTTATATCTGGGTGATTCTGTGACGACTGACCATATCTCTCCTGCCGGGTCATTCAAAGAAGACAGTGCCGCAGGTAAATATCTGTTGGAGCATGGCGTTTGCCGGGCAGACTTCAATTCTTACGGTTCTCGCAGAGGTAATCATGAAGTGATGATGCGCGGTACTTTTGCCAATGTCCGCATCAAAAATAAAGTTACAGATAGAGAAGGTGGATATAGTACTTATTTCCCGGCAAATGAAGTGAAAACCGTTTACGAAACGGCAATGTCATATAAAAACGACGGAACACCCCTGATCGTCCTGGCCGGTAAAGAATACGGTTCCGGTTCGTCAAGAGACTGGGCGGCAAAAGGGACATTCCTGCTGGGAATAAAGGCTGTGATTGCCGAGAGCTTCGAGAGGATCCACAGAAGCAATTTAGTGGGCATGGGTGTTGCTCCATTGGTATTTATCAACGGGCAGAACGCCGGGTCCCTGAGTTTGGATGGCACAGAAACCTATTCCATAACAGGTTTGGAGAACGATTTAGTTCCTCATAAAATACTTGACGTGAAAGCGGTACACCCGTCAGGGAAAGTCACAGATTTCCAAGTTGAAGCGCGACTGGATTCCGACATTGAAATAGAATATTACAAAAACGAAGGTATTTTACAATACGTATTGCGGGAATACCTCAGGAGGGATAATTAA
- the lpxA gene encoding acyl-ACP--UDP-N-acetylglucosamine O-acyltransferase, producing the protein MNSVSSLAYVHPEAKLGENVIVEPFAYVDQNTEIGDGTRVMTHATVLSGARIGKDCTIFPHATVAGIPQDLKFRGEDTEAIIGDNTIIRECATVNRGTASKGFTKVGANCLVMAYSHIAHDCVLNDHIILGNATQLAGEVEIEDYAIISGGALVHQFTKIGAHVMIQGGSKVGKDIPPYVMVGREPITFVGLNVVGLRRRGFISERINSIQEIYRYLYQSGFNITQAAERIEKELPVSDDRDHVLEFIRSSSRGIVRGNMEG; encoded by the coding sequence ATGAACAGTGTTTCATCTTTAGCTTATGTGCACCCGGAGGCTAAACTAGGGGAGAATGTGATTGTAGAACCTTTTGCCTATGTCGATCAAAATACTGAGATAGGAGATGGTACCCGGGTGATGACGCATGCGACGGTGCTGTCGGGAGCCCGTATTGGAAAAGATTGTACCATTTTTCCGCATGCCACAGTAGCCGGTATCCCGCAAGATCTTAAGTTCCGCGGTGAAGATACGGAAGCGATTATCGGAGACAATACTATTATAAGAGAATGCGCTACTGTGAACAGAGGAACCGCCTCGAAAGGATTTACGAAAGTGGGTGCTAATTGTTTGGTTATGGCGTATAGCCATATCGCACACGATTGTGTGCTCAACGACCATATAATCCTGGGGAACGCTACCCAATTGGCCGGTGAAGTGGAAATTGAAGATTATGCTATCATCAGTGGGGGTGCTTTAGTGCATCAGTTCACTAAAATAGGTGCTCATGTGATGATACAGGGCGGATCTAAAGTGGGTAAGGACATTCCTCCTTACGTCATGGTGGGACGTGAACCGATTACATTCGTGGGTTTAAACGTCGTAGGATTGCGGCGCCGGGGTTTCATCAGTGAACGCATTAATTCTATTCAGGAGATATATCGTTATCTTTACCAGTCCGGGTTCAATATTACCCAGGCTGCAGAGAGGATAGAGAAGGAACTGCCTGTCAGTGACGATCGTGATCATGTCCTGGAATTCATCCGTTCGTCAAGTCGCGGTATTGTCCGTGGAAATATGGAAGGGTAA
- a CDS encoding succinate CoA transferase, with product MALQFISAKEAAALVKNDDNVGFSGFTHAGCPKVVPVEIAKRAEAEHAKGNPFKIGVFTGASTGDSIDGALTRAKAIKFRTPYQTNKDTREALNRNEFDFFDLHLSQLAQEIRYGFFGKINVAIVEACEVTEKGEVVPTTAVGITPTICRLADIVIVELNKKVPAKLRGIHDIYELQDPPKRREIPIYEIQNRIGLDYVKVDPKKIFVVETEKDGEGGGFAPVDEVTARIGENVANFFVSEINAKRIPAHFLPIQSGVGNIANAVLAAMGSNPDIPRFEVYTEVIQDAVIDMMQKGNISFASGCSLTVSNEVLHQFYNDLDFFKNKLVLRPSEISNNPGLARRLGIIALNTAIEVDIFGNVNSTHVNGTKMMNGIGGSGDFTRNSYLSVFLTPSTAKKGAISCIVPKVTHEDHNEHSVKIVVSEYGVADLRGKGPRKRAEEIIEKCAHPDYRPLLHEYLNRGVNGHLPQDIYACFAFHHTLRETGSMLNTDFSKYQIG from the coding sequence ATGGCACTACAATTTATTAGCGCTAAGGAGGCTGCGGCACTCGTGAAAAATGACGACAACGTAGGCTTCAGCGGTTTTACACATGCCGGATGTCCCAAAGTGGTTCCGGTGGAGATTGCTAAAAGGGCGGAGGCGGAGCACGCCAAGGGCAATCCTTTCAAAATCGGAGTTTTCACGGGAGCATCCACCGGCGATTCCATAGACGGTGCACTCACCCGTGCGAAAGCGATCAAGTTCCGTACACCTTATCAAACCAACAAAGATACACGGGAAGCGCTCAACAGAAATGAATTCGATTTTTTCGACCTTCATCTTTCTCAATTGGCACAGGAAATCCGTTATGGTTTTTTTGGTAAAATCAATGTGGCTATTGTTGAGGCTTGTGAAGTGACTGAAAAGGGAGAGGTTGTACCAACAACAGCGGTAGGTATTACCCCTACCATCTGTCGCTTGGCGGATATCGTCATTGTGGAATTGAATAAAAAAGTTCCTGCCAAGTTGCGCGGTATTCACGATATCTATGAACTACAGGATCCTCCCAAGCGGAGAGAGATACCTATTTACGAGATACAGAACCGAATAGGGCTTGATTATGTGAAGGTGGACCCCAAAAAAATTTTCGTGGTGGAGACGGAAAAAGACGGAGAGGGAGGTGGTTTTGCTCCGGTGGACGAGGTGACTGCCCGTATTGGTGAAAACGTGGCAAACTTTTTTGTTTCCGAGATAAATGCAAAGCGTATTCCCGCTCATTTTTTACCAATCCAGTCAGGAGTGGGAAATATAGCCAATGCGGTACTCGCCGCCATGGGAAGTAATCCTGATATTCCTCGTTTTGAAGTATATACTGAGGTGATCCAGGATGCAGTGATTGATATGATGCAGAAAGGAAATATCTCTTTTGCCAGTGGTTGTTCCCTCACAGTGAGCAATGAAGTGCTTCACCAGTTCTATAACGACCTTGATTTCTTCAAGAATAAATTGGTGTTGCGTCCTTCGGAAATATCCAACAATCCGGGGCTGGCACGCCGGCTCGGTATCATCGCTTTGAATACTGCCATAGAGGTGGATATTTTTGGTAATGTCAACTCCACCCATGTGAACGGTACCAAGATGATGAACGGGATCGGCGGATCAGGAGACTTTACCCGTAACTCCTACCTCTCGGTGTTCCTGACCCCTTCTACTGCTAAAAAAGGAGCAATCAGTTGTATCGTGCCCAAGGTGACGCACGAAGATCATAACGAGCATTCGGTGAAAATTGTGGTATCAGAATATGGAGTGGCCGACCTGCGTGGTAAAGGGCCGAGAAAACGTGCCGAAGAGATTATTGAAAAATGTGCTCATCCCGATTACCGGCCACTGTTACACGAGTATCTCAATCGCGGTGTCAACGGGCATCTTCCGCAGGATATCTATGCTTGTTTTGCTTTCCATCACACATTGAGGGAAACAGGTAGTATGCTCAATACTGATTTTTCGAAGTATCAGATAGGGTAG
- a CDS encoding agmatine deiminase family protein: protein MPEIFFPAEWYPQSAVQVTWPHINTDWADDLEEVTACYVALSREILKREKLLVVCNDTGEVEKYFSRDEQKNLICTEIGSNDTWARDHGAISLFIDDKPAISDFGFNGWGLKFVANRDNLITSRLFEKNLFLPGVAYRNNLDFILEGGSIESDGKGTLLTTVQCLLAPNRNQPMTQDEIGGYLKQSLGAKRILWLHHGYLAGDDTDCHIDTLVRFCDEHTIAYVKCDDPQDEHYEELSAMEKELESFVAYDGRPYRLIDLPMADAAYHDGERLPATYANFLIVNGAVLVPFYGTEKDQVAKEQLRRAFPGREIIGVDCRPLIRQHGSLHCVTMQFPIGFL, encoded by the coding sequence ATGCCGGAGATCTTTTTTCCGGCGGAATGGTATCCGCAGAGCGCTGTACAGGTTACCTGGCCACATATTAATACTGACTGGGCAGATGATTTGGAAGAGGTTACCGCCTGCTATGTCGCATTATCAAGAGAGATACTCAAACGGGAAAAGCTATTGGTGGTCTGCAATGATACCGGTGAGGTTGAGAAATATTTTTCCCGGGATGAACAGAAAAACCTTATTTGTACTGAAATAGGGAGTAACGATACTTGGGCGAGGGATCACGGTGCCATTTCCTTATTCATTGATGATAAACCTGCGATATCCGATTTTGGGTTCAATGGATGGGGACTGAAATTTGTAGCCAACCGGGATAACCTGATTACAAGCCGGCTTTTTGAAAAAAATCTTTTTTTACCCGGAGTTGCTTATCGGAATAATTTAGATTTTATTCTGGAAGGAGGATCGATAGAGTCGGACGGAAAAGGAACACTCCTTACTACTGTACAGTGCCTTCTGGCTCCCAACCGTAATCAGCCAATGACACAAGATGAAATTGGCGGTTATCTGAAACAATCCCTTGGTGCAAAGCGTATCTTATGGCTCCACCACGGTTATCTGGCAGGTGATGATACTGACTGCCATATCGATACGCTGGTTCGTTTCTGTGATGAACATACCATTGCCTATGTGAAATGCGACGATCCGCAAGACGAGCATTATGAAGAGTTGAGTGCGATGGAGAAGGAACTGGAGTCATTTGTTGCATACGATGGCCGGCCCTACCGGCTGATTGATCTCCCAATGGCAGATGCGGCATATCACGATGGGGAGCGTTTGCCCGCTACGTATGCCAATTTTCTTATTGTCAATGGGGCGGTATTGGTTCCGTTCTACGGTACTGAGAAAGATCAGGTCGCAAAAGAACAACTACGGAGGGCCTTTCCCGGCAGGGAGATAATTGGTGTCGATTGCAGGCCGCTTATCCGGCAACACGGTTCGTTACACTGTGTGACCATGCAGTTTCCCATCGGGTTTCTGTGA